A section of the Rhizomicrobium sp. genome encodes:
- a CDS encoding ribonuclease HII, whose product MPHYIYESRVLKLRPGPVAGVDEAGRGPLAGPVVAAAVILDRKKIPKGLNDSKQLDAETREALYSHIMFAAIAVGVGEASVDEIDLINIRQATHMAMARAVRALAFAPAFALVDGNDAPALPCPCDTIVEGDAKSVSIAAASIIAKVTRDRMMAALHDEHPHYGWAKNKGYGTPEHLSALNRHGPCHHHRRSFAPVHNILYGVNPGDSKNAALEDSALTP is encoded by the coding sequence ATGCCGCACTACATCTACGAATCGCGTGTCCTGAAGCTCCGCCCCGGCCCGGTGGCCGGCGTGGACGAGGCCGGGCGCGGCCCGCTCGCGGGGCCGGTGGTGGCGGCGGCGGTCATCCTGGACCGCAAGAAGATCCCCAAGGGGCTGAACGATTCCAAGCAGCTCGACGCGGAGACCCGCGAGGCGCTCTATTCCCACATCATGTTCGCCGCCATCGCGGTCGGCGTCGGCGAGGCAAGCGTCGACGAGATCGACCTCATCAACATCCGCCAGGCGACCCATATGGCGATGGCGCGCGCCGTCCGCGCGCTAGCCTTCGCGCCCGCCTTCGCGCTGGTCGACGGCAACGACGCGCCCGCGCTGCCCTGTCCCTGCGACACCATCGTGGAGGGCGACGCCAAGTCGGTCTCCATCGCCGCCGCCTCGATCATCGCCAAGGTAACCCGCGACCGGATGATGGCCGCGCTGCACGACGAGCACCCGCATTACGGCTGGGCGAAGAACAAGGGCTACGGCACGCCCGAGCACCTGTCGGCGCTGAACCGCCACGGCCCCTGCCACCACCACCGGCGCAGCTTCGCCCCGGTGCACAACATCTTGTACGGTGTGAATCCTGGGGACTCTAAAAACGCCGCCCTGGAAGACTCGGCATTAACGCCCTGA
- a CDS encoding SET domain-containing protein-lysine N-methyltransferase, with the protein MKIAWKRLPGKGRGVVATAAIAKGEMVECSPVLPLALADSECPGLTDYSLAWGEDAPGGLAPGKECAIGLGYLSLYNHSEASNVTFDHRYDADEIAVHALRDIAEGEELTIDYGVPLWFAKSA; encoded by the coding sequence ATGAAGATCGCCTGGAAGCGGCTCCCCGGCAAAGGCCGCGGCGTCGTCGCCACCGCCGCCATCGCCAAGGGCGAGATGGTGGAGTGCTCGCCGGTGCTCCCCCTGGCGCTCGCCGATTCCGAATGCCCGGGCCTCACCGACTACAGCCTCGCCTGGGGCGAGGACGCGCCGGGCGGGCTGGCGCCGGGCAAGGAATGCGCGATCGGCCTGGGCTATCTCAGCCTCTACAATCACTCGGAGGCGTCGAACGTGACCTTCGATCACCGCTACGATGCCGACGAGATCGCCGTGCATGCGCTGCGCGACATCGCGGAAGGCGAGGAACTCACCATCGACTACGGCGTGCCGCTGTGGTTCGCAAAGTCGGCGTGA
- a CDS encoding PA0069 family radical SAM protein, whose translation MTTVLDITTDRRLLRGRGALSNEVGRYETQKRVLVDDGWDDGWRDEDGAPPPLRTEVIRDATRTIIARNKSPDISFDQSINPYRGCEHGCIYCFARPTHAYLGMSPGADFESRLFAKPNAAELLAKELSAPGYVPKVIAIGTNTDPYQPIEKKMRIMRSVLEVLRDFRHPVGIVTKSPLIMRDIDILSGMAKEGLAKVALSVTTLDRRLARSMEPRAGTPQRRLAAIKALSDAGIPAAVMFAPAIPALNDGEMEAVLSAAVEHGATSAGYVLLRLPLEIKDLFREWLEAHEPNRAKHVMSLIRSMRGGKDYDAQWNVRMKGTGPYAEMIARRFHMAVKRLGLNKDPRPLTLAKFKRPPKAGDQLSLFESEPARATL comes from the coding sequence ATGACGACAGTCCTAGACATCACTACCGACAGGCGCCTTTTGCGGGGGCGCGGGGCGCTCTCGAACGAGGTGGGGCGCTACGAAACCCAGAAGCGCGTGCTGGTCGACGACGGCTGGGACGATGGCTGGCGCGATGAGGACGGCGCACCGCCGCCGCTGCGCACCGAGGTCATCCGCGACGCCACCCGCACGATCATCGCGCGCAACAAGTCGCCGGACATCTCGTTCGACCAATCGATCAATCCCTATCGCGGCTGCGAGCATGGCTGCATCTACTGCTTCGCGCGGCCGACCCATGCCTATCTCGGCATGTCGCCCGGCGCCGATTTCGAATCGCGCCTGTTCGCCAAGCCGAACGCCGCCGAGCTTCTCGCCAAGGAATTGTCGGCGCCCGGCTATGTCCCAAAGGTCATCGCCATCGGCACCAACACCGATCCCTATCAGCCGATCGAGAAGAAGATGCGTATCATGCGCTCCGTCCTCGAGGTGCTCCGCGACTTCCGCCACCCGGTTGGCATCGTGACGAAGTCTCCGCTGATCATGCGCGACATCGACATCCTGTCGGGGATGGCGAAGGAGGGGCTCGCCAAGGTCGCGCTCTCCGTCACCACGCTCGACCGCCGCCTCGCGCGCTCGATGGAGCCGCGCGCCGGCACGCCGCAGCGCCGCCTCGCCGCGATCAAGGCGCTGTCGGACGCCGGCATTCCCGCCGCCGTGATGTTCGCCCCCGCCATTCCCGCCCTCAACGACGGCGAGATGGAGGCCGTGCTCTCCGCCGCGGTGGAGCATGGCGCGACCTCGGCCGGCTATGTGCTGCTGCGCCTGCCGCTCGAGATCAAGGACCTGTTCCGCGAATGGCTGGAGGCGCATGAGCCGAACAGGGCCAAGCATGTCATGTCGCTGATCCGCTCGATGCGCGGCGGCAAGGACTACGACGCGCAGTGGAATGTGCGGATGAAGGGCACCGGGCCTTACGCCGAGATGATCGCGCGCCGCTTCCACATGGCGGTCAAGCGGCTGGGGCTGAACAAGGATCCGCGCCCGCTCACCCTCGCCAAGTTCAAGCGCCCGCCCAAGGCCGGCGACCAGCTCAGCCTGTTCGAATCCGAACCGGCGCGGGCAACGCTTTGA
- a CDS encoding phytanoyl-CoA dioxygenase family protein: MSGFETLKIYGETDAGWDAATPPNETTDEFGRPFVPDLGSGRVDPRAPANRVHDDPEVERLRARLRDKNGIVGLEIVEPHEVERAARIFFRDGFVVVNNLLDPERLAAWREASARVLAQILSVKGEGGRKYVTETSRLPHRYSYGTASASRELLHDPVWASMIDLPTTTPILTKIFGTADYFVRGAGGDLCLPGAIEYQGLHADTRDTFQITPARREQAERVGVKLKTVPGTDELDPAAVSLILERTPPHVTINFLMSDFTWENGPVRQIPGTHGRVPKPPLLADEPEWMRLSTLVGAKAGAGVFRDNRAWHGATPNLSREIRAMPNVEYHAPWVDPSAYWKSMPHEIWESLSPHARRACRYIKTEPGVWPAGAGVMHPLAAKRKEAKEIA; the protein is encoded by the coding sequence ATGAGCGGATTCGAGACGTTGAAAATCTACGGCGAAACCGATGCGGGCTGGGACGCCGCGACGCCGCCCAACGAGACGACCGACGAGTTCGGCCGCCCCTTCGTTCCGGACCTGGGTTCCGGCCGGGTCGACCCGCGCGCACCGGCCAACCGCGTCCATGACGACCCCGAGGTCGAGCGCCTGCGTGCCCGCCTGCGCGACAAGAACGGCATCGTCGGCCTGGAGATCGTCGAGCCGCATGAGGTCGAGCGTGCGGCGCGCATCTTCTTCCGCGACGGCTTCGTGGTGGTGAACAACCTGCTCGACCCGGAGCGGCTGGCCGCCTGGCGCGAGGCGAGCGCACGCGTGCTCGCGCAGATCCTGTCGGTCAAAGGCGAAGGGGGCCGCAAATACGTCACCGAGACCAGCCGCCTGCCCCACCGCTATTCCTACGGCACGGCGTCGGCGTCGCGCGAATTGCTGCACGATCCGGTCTGGGCCTCGATGATCGATCTGCCGACCACCACGCCGATCCTGACGAAGATCTTCGGCACCGCCGATTATTTCGTGCGCGGCGCCGGCGGCGATCTGTGCCTGCCCGGCGCGATCGAATATCAGGGCCTGCACGCCGACACGCGCGACACGTTCCAGATCACGCCGGCCCGGCGCGAACAGGCCGAACGCGTCGGCGTCAAGCTCAAGACCGTTCCGGGTACGGACGAACTCGATCCCGCCGCCGTCTCCCTCATCCTCGAGCGCACGCCGCCGCATGTGACGATCAATTTCCTGATGAGCGATTTCACCTGGGAGAACGGGCCGGTGCGGCAGATTCCGGGCACCCATGGCCGGGTCCCCAAGCCGCCGCTGCTCGCCGACGAGCCGGAATGGATGCGGCTCTCCACCCTGGTCGGCGCCAAGGCCGGTGCCGGCGTGTTCCGCGACAACCGCGCCTGGCACGGCGCCACGCCGAACCTGTCTCGGGAAATCCGCGCCATGCCGAACGTCGAATATCACGCGCCCTGGGTGGACCCCTCGGCCTATTGGAAGTCCATGCCGCACGAGATCTGGGAGAGCCTGTCGCCGCACGCCCGGCGCGCCTGCCGCTACATCAAGACCGAGCCCGGCGTCTGGCCGGCCGGCGCCGGCGTGATGCACCCCCTGGCCGCGAAGCGGAAAGAAGCCAAGGAGATCGCCTGA
- a CDS encoding glycosyltransferase, which produces MISVVIPTLNSQATLPRCFDSLIGATVRGLVKEVVVADGGSTDDTLAIADGTGCHVARGRKSRASQLIAGAATARADWLLFLLPETALEAGWENEADSFMTGASLERPRAAAFRYALDDFAGSARRREAMVAWRTRLFALPYADQGLLIPRRMYQKLGGHREVAMEDADLVRRVGRTRLVQLRSRAINKPERAEPRRGALVAMLHALRVPVSVVARIG; this is translated from the coding sequence ATGATAAGCGTCGTCATTCCGACACTCAATTCGCAAGCCACGCTGCCACGCTGTTTCGACAGCCTGATCGGCGCGACGGTGCGCGGGCTGGTGAAGGAAGTTGTCGTAGCGGACGGCGGCTCGACCGACGACACGCTCGCCATCGCGGACGGCACCGGCTGCCATGTGGCGCGGGGGCGCAAAAGCCGGGCGTCGCAGCTCATCGCCGGCGCCGCGACGGCGCGGGCCGACTGGCTCCTGTTCCTCCTGCCCGAGACGGCGCTCGAGGCCGGCTGGGAGAACGAGGCCGATTCGTTCATGACCGGGGCTTCGCTGGAGCGGCCGCGCGCCGCGGCCTTCCGCTATGCGCTGGACGATTTCGCCGGGAGTGCGCGGCGGCGCGAGGCGATGGTGGCGTGGCGCACGCGGCTGTTCGCGCTCCCCTATGCCGACCAGGGCTTGCTGATCCCCCGGCGCATGTACCAGAAGCTCGGCGGCCATCGCGAGGTCGCGATGGAGGATGCCGATCTGGTGCGCCGGGTCGGCCGCACGCGGCTGGTGCAGCTGCGCAGCCGCGCCATCAACAAGCCCGAGCGCGCCGAGCCGCGCCGCGGCGCCCTGGTCGCCATGCTGCACGCGCTGCGCGTGCCGGTGAGCGTGGTGGCGCGAATCGGCTAG
- a CDS encoding DUF6596 domain-containing protein, whose protein sequence is MTERDALARAVAERVARESYGKLVAFLAARTRDVAAAEDALAEAFAAALETWPARGVPDNPQAWLLTAARRKSIDAGRSRRRSEDAAPHLTLMAEEMESQPHRDIPDERLALMFACAHPSIDEALRAPLILQTVLGFDAAAIASAFLVAPSAMGQRLVRAKAKIRGAGIPFRVPARDELSPRLDAVLQAIYAAYAEGWSDPAGTDPQRRNLAGEAIWLGRLVASLLPGEPEALGLLALMLHAEARRAARRDAGGDFVPLGEQDTALWDSTAMDEAETLLRRAGAMGVLGRFQLEAAVQSAHNVRRLAGSADWRAILALYDALFALTASPVVAINRAVALAETAGAAAGLSALDELAADPRLAQHQPYWAARAELLARCGRIAQADEAYEQAIGLEADPAIRRFLLRRRARRET, encoded by the coding sequence ATGACGGAGCGCGACGCGCTTGCCCGCGCCGTGGCCGAACGGGTCGCGCGCGAAAGCTACGGCAAGCTCGTCGCCTTCCTCGCCGCGCGCACGCGCGACGTCGCGGCGGCGGAGGACGCCCTGGCGGAGGCGTTTGCCGCGGCGCTCGAGACTTGGCCCGCGCGCGGCGTGCCCGACAATCCGCAGGCCTGGCTGCTGACCGCCGCGCGCCGTAAATCGATCGATGCCGGCCGCAGCCGCCGGCGCAGCGAGGACGCCGCTCCACATCTCACCCTCATGGCGGAAGAGATGGAATCGCAGCCCCATCGCGACATTCCCGACGAGCGTCTCGCGCTGATGTTCGCCTGCGCCCATCCCTCGATCGACGAGGCTCTCCGAGCGCCATTGATCCTGCAGACCGTGCTCGGATTCGATGCTGCCGCCATTGCCAGCGCCTTCCTCGTCGCGCCCTCGGCGATGGGCCAGCGCCTGGTGCGCGCCAAGGCCAAGATCCGCGGCGCCGGCATTCCGTTCCGCGTGCCGGCGCGCGACGAACTCAGCCCGCGCCTCGATGCCGTGCTGCAGGCGATCTACGCCGCCTATGCCGAGGGCTGGAGCGATCCTGCCGGTACCGATCCGCAGCGCCGCAACCTCGCGGGCGAGGCGATCTGGCTCGGCCGCCTCGTCGCTTCGCTGCTGCCGGGCGAGCCCGAAGCCCTCGGGCTTCTCGCCCTGATGCTGCACGCCGAAGCCCGTCGCGCCGCGCGGCGTGATGCCGGCGGCGATTTCGTGCCGCTCGGCGAACAGGACACCGCGCTCTGGGACAGCACCGCGATGGACGAAGCCGAGACGCTGCTGCGCCGCGCCGGCGCGATGGGCGTGCTCGGCCGCTTCCAGCTCGAAGCCGCGGTGCAGTCGGCGCACAATGTGCGCCGACTCGCCGGCAGCGCCGACTGGCGCGCGATCCTGGCGCTCTACGACGCGCTGTTCGCGCTCACCGCCTCGCCGGTCGTCGCCATCAACCGCGCCGTCGCGCTGGCGGAAACGGCTGGCGCGGCGGCGGGACTTTCGGCGCTCGACGAACTGGCCGCCGATCCGCGCCTGGCGCAGCACCAACCCTATTGGGCGGCACGCGCCGAACTGCTGGCGCGCTGCGGCCGGATCGCGCAGGCCGACGAGGCGTACGAACAGGCCATCGGCCTCGAAGCCGATCCCGCGATCCGCCGCTTCCTGCTGCGCCGGCGTGCGCGGCGGGAGACCTAG
- a CDS encoding YciI family protein, whose translation MQYMLLIYANETEMANRSQQESGQVMAAYGAYTEALKKAGALVSADRLKSVSTATTVRVADGKTQVLNGPYAESKEQLGGYYLVEAPDLDAAIAWAARCPGAGIGTVEVRPVWQM comes from the coding sequence ATGCAGTACATGCTGTTGATCTACGCGAACGAGACCGAGATGGCGAACCGCAGCCAGCAGGAGAGCGGCCAGGTCATGGCCGCCTATGGCGCCTATACCGAAGCGCTCAAGAAGGCCGGAGCCCTGGTTTCCGCCGACCGTCTCAAATCCGTCTCGACCGCCACCACCGTGCGCGTCGCCGACGGCAAGACCCAGGTGCTCAACGGACCCTATGCCGAGAGCAAGGAACAGCTCGGCGGCTACTATCTGGTCGAGGCGCCCGATCTCGACGCGGCCATCGCCTGGGCGGCGCGCTGCCCCGGCGCCGGCATCGGCACGGTGGAAGTGCGTCCCGTCTGGCAGATGTGA
- a CDS encoding addiction module protein has translation MNDIRELLKLSVEERLRLIGDLWDSIEAETLPPLTETQKKEIERRLDDLEANPDDVLPWDEVRARLWSRVK, from the coding sequence ATGAACGATATCCGCGAACTCCTGAAGCTGTCGGTCGAGGAGCGCCTCCGGTTGATCGGCGATCTGTGGGACAGCATTGAAGCCGAAACGCTTCCGCCGCTCACAGAAACGCAAAAGAAGGAGATCGAGCGTCGATTGGACGATTTGGAAGCAAATCCCGATGATGTATTGCCGTGGGACGAGGTCCGCGCACGGCTCTGGTCGCGGGTGAAATGA
- the moaB gene encoding molybdenum cofactor biosynthesis protein B, which translates to MPGIDETVAFVPVRIAVLTVSDTRTLAEDKSGDTLVARIAEAGHALAARTLLRDDRDAITAQLRDWIDDPSIDAVITTGGTGLTGRDVTVEAMKPLFEKEIDGFSVIFHQISFAKVGTSTLQSRACAGVARGTYLFALPGSPGAVKDGWDGILKYQLDIRHQPCNFVDIMPRLEEHRR; encoded by the coding sequence ATGCCCGGTATTGACGAGACCGTCGCGTTCGTCCCGGTCCGCATCGCGGTTCTGACCGTGTCGGACACGCGCACGCTCGCAGAGGATAAATCCGGCGACACGCTCGTCGCGCGCATCGCCGAGGCCGGCCACGCCCTCGCCGCGCGCACGCTGCTGCGCGACGATCGCGACGCGATAACGGCCCAGCTCCGCGACTGGATCGACGATCCGAGCATCGACGCGGTGATCACGACGGGAGGCACCGGCCTCACCGGCCGCGACGTGACCGTCGAGGCGATGAAGCCGCTGTTCGAGAAGGAGATCGACGGCTTTTCGGTGATCTTCCACCAGATCAGCTTCGCCAAGGTCGGCACCTCGACGCTTCAGTCCCGGGCCTGCGCCGGCGTCGCCCGGGGGACCTATCTCTTCGCCCTGCCCGGCTCGCCGGGCGCGGTGAAGGACGGCTGGGACGGGATTCTGAAGTACCAGCTCGACATCCGTCACCAACCCTGCAACTTCGTCGACATCATGCCCAGGCTGGAAGAGCACCGGCGTTAG
- a CDS encoding lytic transglycosylase domain-containing protein, with the protein MRFATWTALALAAAATLGVARADMPLPADSGAAVSVPMEVLSPADVSLYRQIFAAERAGRFDEAKDLYAQVSDRSLEGYVLAEHYLSPHGHASLAELIDWMHQYAELPIADRVYRLAVQRASKKVKKRHHVVAVVMTASVPVPAPPARRRGGGYEEFDTSDPPLTTEAGRNAQAQVERFIKADQPDQAYAVVRQAQEAGAAPYDLARLISRVSASYIAEGEDQAAYDAAMGVKGDIRLATPVLDWYAGFAAYRLGNYEDAANRLEVLAATGSVPNYLRAQAAFWAARAHLRYGDPQRVVTLLNAAAREEPTFYGLLAEKMLGQDTQTGFRDPVLTAADFAAIMTVSSAHRAVALTQIGEERASVPAELNRAFGDSDGSHDMGFAALARRMNATNIELRASETAARNGILLTGLFPVPGYKPDGGYTIDPSLVLAFIRCESRFVADAVSPAGARGLMQLMPPTAAKFGGSGAVSALSDPTYNMSIGQRYIAYLLDTYGGNLVQVPSAYNAGPLRLAGWINARAGKEDDALAFIESIRITETRFYVKRLLMYHWLYSRRLGQPTPTLDQTVAGQWPIYRAPAQPPAPRPPAVAPPPPDNQVISDARY; encoded by the coding sequence ATGCGTTTTGCGACCTGGACTGCTCTGGCCCTCGCCGCCGCCGCGACGCTCGGCGTCGCGCGCGCCGACATGCCGCTGCCCGCCGATTCCGGCGCCGCGGTCTCGGTACCCATGGAGGTTCTTTCGCCCGCCGACGTGTCGCTCTATCGCCAGATTTTCGCCGCCGAGCGTGCCGGCCGCTTCGACGAGGCCAAGGACCTCTATGCCCAGGTCTCCGACCGCTCGCTCGAAGGCTATGTCCTGGCGGAGCATTACCTGTCGCCGCACGGCCATGCCTCGCTGGCCGAGCTGATCGACTGGATGCATCAATATGCCGAGCTGCCGATCGCCGACCGCGTCTACCGGCTGGCGGTGCAGCGCGCTTCCAAGAAGGTGAAGAAACGCCATCACGTCGTCGCCGTCGTGATGACCGCGAGCGTGCCCGTGCCCGCCCCGCCCGCGCGCCGGCGCGGCGGCGGCTATGAGGAGTTCGACACCTCCGATCCGCCGCTGACCACCGAGGCGGGACGCAACGCGCAGGCCCAGGTCGAACGCTTCATCAAGGCCGACCAGCCCGACCAGGCCTATGCGGTGGTGCGCCAGGCGCAGGAGGCCGGGGCGGCGCCCTACGATCTGGCGCGCCTGATCAGCCGCGTCTCCGCCTCCTATATCGCCGAAGGCGAGGACCAGGCGGCCTATGACGCGGCAATGGGCGTGAAGGGCGATATCCGGCTCGCGACGCCGGTGCTCGACTGGTATGCCGGCTTCGCGGCCTATCGCCTCGGTAATTACGAAGACGCCGCCAACCGCCTGGAAGTCCTGGCCGCGACAGGGAGCGTCCCGAACTATCTGCGGGCCCAGGCCGCGTTCTGGGCGGCGCGCGCCCATCTGCGCTACGGCGATCCGCAGCGCGTCGTCACCCTGCTGAACGCCGCCGCACGCGAGGAGCCGACCTTCTACGGCCTGCTGGCCGAGAAGATGCTCGGCCAGGACACCCAGACCGGTTTCCGCGATCCGGTCCTGACCGCCGCCGATTTCGCCGCGATCATGACGGTGTCGTCGGCCCATCGCGCCGTGGCGCTGACGCAGATCGGCGAAGAGCGCGCCTCGGTCCCCGCCGAGCTCAACCGCGCCTTCGGCGACAGCGACGGCAGCCATGACATGGGCTTTGCCGCCCTCGCCCGCCGCATGAACGCCACCAACATCGAACTGCGCGCCAGCGAGACCGCCGCCCGTAACGGCATCCTGCTCACCGGCCTGTTCCCCGTCCCCGGCTACAAGCCCGACGGCGGCTACACCATCGACCCTTCGCTGGTGCTCGCCTTCATCCGCTGCGAGAGCCGCTTCGTCGCCGACGCCGTGTCGCCGGCCGGCGCCCGCGGCCTGATGCAGCTCATGCCGCCGACCGCGGCCAAGTTCGGCGGCAGCGGTGCGGTCTCCGCGCTCAGCGATCCGACCTACAACATGTCCATCGGCCAGCGCTACATCGCCTATCTGCTCGACACCTATGGCGGCAATCTGGTGCAAGTGCCATCGGCCTATAACGCCGGCCCGCTGCGCCTCGCCGGCTGGATCAACGCCCGCGCCGGCAAGGAAGACGACGCGCTCGCCTTCATCGAGAGCATCCGCATCACCGAGACGCGATTCTATGTGAAGCGCCTTTTGATGTATCACTGGCTCTACAGCCGCCGCCTCGGACAGCCGACGCCGACGCTGGACCAGACCGTTGCCGGCCAGTGGCCGATCTATCGCGCGCCCGCCCAGCCGCCCGCGCCGCGGCCACCGGCGGTCGCTCCGCCGCCGCCCGACAACCAGGTGATCAGCGATGCCCGGTATTGA
- a CDS encoding uracil-DNA glycosylase, giving the protein MTASGEETLSALAWLVEAGADEAIGDAPVDRFVARPAAPARDPAPAPLPKAAAPMRPEGPRPLAQITPSNVAPLATDGFSSALEISARCNSLAELKAALESFDGSQLKKLARNTVFADGNPASGVMFIGEAPGKDEDAAGLPFVGRAGKLLDRMLAAINLDRTSAYITNVMPWRPPDNRNPDPGEVAMCIPFLRRHIELAQPRMLILLGAVSARHVLGLNDGIMKIRGRWLDYRIGTGMVPVMPTLHPAYLLRQPAHKKLAWRDLQAVADKLDDPGAT; this is encoded by the coding sequence ATGACCGCTTCCGGAGAGGAAACCCTGTCGGCTCTCGCCTGGCTCGTCGAGGCCGGTGCGGACGAGGCCATCGGCGACGCGCCGGTGGACCGGTTCGTTGCGCGGCCCGCCGCTCCGGCTCGCGATCCCGCCCCGGCACCGCTTCCCAAAGCCGCGGCGCCGATGCGTCCCGAGGGTCCCCGTCCCCTCGCCCAGATCACGCCATCCAATGTTGCGCCGCTGGCGACGGACGGATTCAGCTCGGCGCTCGAAATCTCCGCGCGCTGCAATTCGCTCGCCGAGCTGAAGGCCGCGCTCGAATCCTTCGACGGCTCGCAGCTCAAGAAGCTCGCCAGGAACACCGTCTTCGCCGACGGCAATCCGGCGAGCGGCGTCATGTTCATCGGCGAGGCGCCGGGCAAGGACGAAGACGCCGCCGGCCTGCCCTTCGTCGGCCGCGCCGGCAAGCTGCTCGACCGCATGCTCGCGGCGATAAATCTCGACCGGACCTCTGCCTATATCACCAACGTCATGCCGTGGCGGCCGCCCGACAACCGCAATCCCGATCCGGGCGAAGTCGCGATGTGCATCCCCTTCCTGCGTCGGCATATCGAATTGGCGCAGCCGCGCATGTTGATTCTGCTGGGCGCGGTGTCGGCGCGGCATGTGCTAGGCTTGAACGACGGGATCATGAAGATTCGCGGCCGCTGGCTGGACTACCGGATCGGGACGGGGATGGTTCCCGTGATGCCGACGCTGCATCCGGCCTACTTGCTCCGGCAGCCCGCTCATAAGAAACTGGCGTGGCGCGACCTGCAGGCGGTGGCCGACAAGCTGGACGACCCGGGCGCGACATAG